Within Pecten maximus chromosome 15, xPecMax1.1, whole genome shotgun sequence, the genomic segment ttaagtttgacctatgacctttcAACATTGACCGATGATCACCAAAATCTAAGTGTAGATCATGATTTAAgtttgacctatgacctttcAACCTTGACCGATGATCACCAAAATCTTAGTGTAGATCGTGATATTATTTGCTAAGAACATAAGAGATTCATGAAATATCGTGTACACAGGCTTTCCACTCACAGACACATGCAAGATATATCCATAGACATGTATACAGAGACAAAAAGATCACTATCAACCCTCCTATGTAAGTATGTGGAGGGGAGAAATGGGATAAGGGGAGGGGGATATATGGGGAGGGTATGGGGCGTGGGAGGGGTGACAACAAACATATCATTCAAACATAGcttttatgtttatcataggTCTCTAAGTGTTGGGAGGGGGAGAAATGGGAGGTGTGGGGGGGGGAGGGTGGTTGACAACAAGCTCATCATGCAGATACAGATTATATGCCCCTTACCATAGTTTTGGGAGGAGGGATAATGAGGGAGTGATGTTTGACACTACACATGTGATGCCAATAAATCTTTGCCATGAAATGTCATGCACATTCCTCGGGGTCAGGTGAGTAAAAATATATGCATCTAATTATGTAATGCATGGCTATAAATAATTTATACTGGCTCAACTACTGGTGTTTAAATGAGCTTGTTGGTGTTGAAAGGTATTGTCACAGAATATCTCCAGCCTACGAAACAAGCCTAGATCCCAGTGTCCCCTGTGTATATTTAGACCTGAGTACACATATCAATAAACACATGTTACTCTGGGATCATGACAACACACATATTATCATCCACAAAAAATATCAACTGAATCAGGGTAaagtatatatgataatgacttAGTATCACAATCACTCATACAGACTGTCTCTCTTCAACTTACAGCTCCAGTAAGTATAGATATCAAACAGATATATATCTAGACAACACAGCatatctacagtacacactgttCATATCAAAAGTGCATAATTAGTCGTTGTATAATTGTCACTCACGGGAAATTTACTACCTAAAGGATTGGACATTATTTTGATAGCATAAAGGGTACATATAAATGCAGTTAGCAACAAACAACATTTTTTGGGTGTTACATTTCctaaaattattatcaaaatgtatcttAATATGTTATAGCTACAAGGAAGTTAACTCAATGTATAACATAACAGTAACTACAAGGGGAGTTAACTCAATGTGTTATAGTAACTACAAGGGGAGTTAActcaatgtgttatatatactacaaggGAGTTAACTCAATGTGTTATAGATACTACAAGGGAGTTAACTCAATGTATAACATAACAGTAACTACAAGGGGAGTTAACTCACTGTGTTATAGTAActacaaggggaggtaactcaatgtgttatacatattacaatgGAGTTAACTCAATGTGTTATAGTTACTAAAAGGGGAGTTAACTCAATGTATAACAGTAACTACAAGGGGAGTTAACTCAATGTGTTATAGTAACTACAAGGGGAGTTAACTCAATGTGTTATAGTTACTACAAGGGGAGTTAActcaatgtgttatatatactacaatgGAGTTAACTCAATGTGTTATAGTAACTACCGGGGGAGTTAACTCAATGTGTTATAAATACTACAATGGAGTTAActcaatgtgttatatatactacaatgGAGTTAACTCAATGTGTTATAGTTACTACAAGGGGAGTTAACTCAATGTGTTATAAATACTACAATGGAGTTAActcaatgtgttatatatactacaaggGAGTTAACTCAATGTATAACAGTAACTACAAGGGGAGTTAACTCAATGTGTTATCGTAGCTACAAGGGGAGTTAACTCAATGTGTCATAGTAACTACAAGGGGAGTTAACTCAATGTGTTATAGTTACTACAAGGGGAGTTAACTCAATGTGTTATAGTAACTACAACATAATTAACTCAATGTGTCATAGTAACTACAAGGGGAGTTAACTCAATGTGTTATTGTTACAATAAAAGGGAGATGATTAATGTGTCTAAGTTACTAGGATAGAAAAGGGAGTTAATTCAACGTGGCCTAGTTACTTTACCGGAGTTAGCTCAATGTGTTGTAATTActtaagggagataattcaatgtGGCCTAGTTACTTTAACAGAGTAAgctaaatgtgtttttattatcaaagggaggtaattcaatGCATTTTTGCTACTACAGGGGAGTGAACTCTATGTCCCCTAAATTATTGACAAAAGAGACTTTAAAAGAAGGATACCATCGTATGTTTAATGAATCTAAGCAATGTGAATACTCTCTtccatttttaattatttgtttatttggcGTTCATGTCCAGAGTGAATAAATCATGTAGTCTCGTGATCTAACTCATTTAGCTGTTTTTAggagaagactgatataggctAAGCCTGTTGTCAAATCCCTTTGTATTATAAGATCttgtacaataaaatttgttgaaatgtaaatttagCTGTTTTTAGAATTGTcctttcaaagaaaaaaatatgaaaaatgtcTTTTTATCTATTGATTATGGTGTAGTTACAAGAAACAAGATTTCAACTCCAGCTCTTGGGAAAAAGCAGCAACAAACTTTGATGTcaacattttcaatattagCAGCTAGTTGGAGTTGTCAATGGaaaacatgtattgatattaaagTAAGATAGTCTGTAGTAGTTGGAtcaattattattgttttagcTGCAATTCTACATCACAACATGCATCTTCATTCTGAGCATGGAGGCTGTACATGTGTAAGCATATTATCTTGTAAATTAACACAGTGCGTGTTTGTTATGGGGCACTCTACCCGCGAATGCATAGAAACTTAATTTATGGAGAAATCTAGGACGGTTACTGTCCTGAAATATCATGACAAGCATCAACTGGAGATTGCTTCATCAATGCATGGATTTATCAGCATGCCAACCAtcattaaataattataaatccACAAGACAGGTTTCTTTGTCATCATAATTGTGCATGTGTGTGGGGAATAAACCTTAAAAATTTCAAGCACGCTTTCAattataaattttcaaaatttcattacAAAATTGAGAATTCATGTAACCTATGATTTCAATTCCTGGGAGAACTATAATTATCACATGACAGAATATGACTTCCCATTGGCTACACGCACGGGTATTAAGAGGCGATAAGGACTGCTCCTCCGTACACTATCAAATTTAGCACGAGATTGAACATTAATTTTTTCTGCCATCACTGTTTACTGTTGTGGTTgacacagacaacaaaaatgGCCGATGCTGACAGGCCCTCTCAGGGTGAAATATTCAGACAGCTGGCATttgctatatgacgctgctcacaagAATGTAATGTCATCGTTTTGTCGAGTTAACAAGTcataaatgatgacgtcatatattttGACGCTAATTCCATGAAGGCGCGATGAAACACTTTCATAAAAATTTATATTTGCTTGCAAGCCttgtgctgactggccaaaaTCTTACACtggggttgagatatccctgtccacggatCAGACCCATATTAGATTCTATTACTCTGCCATTACATCGTCTACTTTGGCAGACTAGGAaggaacaagagatcccagacgGATTTtggcgtccaccattgaatgatctttataggttccatgtcagattgatcttctctctattttccccttcctcttactaatctgtgtaaattgagaaacatctctccagtacttttcaaacaaggggaacctatatatgaaatttgagatttagtgataatggctgtctgtcgaccatgttgttttcagattggtcccaaaatgcaatacgacagACCAAGGggtacctacatatgaaatttgagaaggatcctttcagtactttctgagatataGGGATAAcaaattcaattgtcaaaatccaagatgactgcctgtcggccatgttcttATCCGAtttgtcccaaaatgcaatgtgcataactacagaccaaagGGAACatacatctgaaatttgagaaggatcccttctgtactttctgagaaatagcgataacaaacttcaattgtcaaaatcaacgatggctgcctgtcggccatgttgttttccgatcggtcccaaaatgcaatatgtatatatacagaccagGGGGAACCTGcaaataaaatttgagaaagatcccttcagtgctttctcagaaatagcgataacaagaattgtttacggagggacggacggaccacggacgcaaggcgatttgaatagcccaccatcatcagatggtgtgctaaaaatagtgataacaaagatttATTACTGcattatcattgttatgtaatattgtgtATAAAATTATGATCATATCATGTCATTTCATGATATAGTTTAGAAGATTATGCAACATACAATTACAGCAAGAGAAAAGCACATGCAATTAACCAGGTAGTAAATGACCCAGAGAACCTTAGCTTTGACTATCTAAACTACTGAGattactatatctaactctgtACATGAGGCCtagagggcctgcatcgctcaacTGGATATTTTATgctatatttcaaatattttcctacttttgaactgcTTCTCCCGACAATGGTTCAAAGTACAGGTGGactaaatcctgtcattcttaaTAAAGAAAAGGTATCTTCAAATTTTTGTCTTCTACCCAAGGGGTGTCACATCcttcatttttacaacatacaACCCTTCCAAGTAATTCTCTacaccaaatttcatcaaaatccatttaattGTTCAGGAATGAGTGGTGTTTTAAAAAGATTTAGCCTTCGGCCCAGGTGAACCAAAAAAAttgttgataataatattattagAAAGGGCAATAATTCTAGGTTACTGTTGAATAATTTCCATCTTTGAACTCATTCTAGCTCTTGACGATATATGGctacatacaaagtttcatcaaacatggttgatatttactccagttatcatgttcacaagatccaataataatattattacaaagggtgataactctgtaagttactgtcGAATAATTCCCATTTTTTGAACTCTTTCTATATCTTGATGATATATATGGctacatacaaagtttcatcaaacatggttgatatttactccaGTTATCATGTTCACTACatccaataataatattattacaaagggcgataactctgtaagttactgtaGAATAATTCCCATTTTTTTCAACTCGTTCTAAATCTTGTCTATATTTATCTACATACAAAGTTACATCAAACTTATTTAATATTAACTCCAGTTAACATGTTCACATGGTctaataataatatcattaccaagggcaataactctgtaagttacagtCAAATAATTCCCATTATCGAACTCTTCCGAGATCTTGACAATATTCATAAACTGACCTGAACATGAGTACCGTCATCGATACAAAGCTtgcctcacattgtatatcactaaaCCTCACAATAACATAAGGGTTCACAAACTGGAATCCATCATGAAATACAGtgatatttcaacaaaaaaaaatactgcaAAAGGTCAAATAGACAGTTTAAATTAGACACATGCACCAAAGTATCaacctgtaaaaaaaaaaaaaaaaatgctgatgCCAGCGCCGGGGTGATAACATAACCTCCCTATCTCTTCGAGAAGGGAGCTTACAAACTAGCAACATTTGTAAACCACTAATGTTAGGATGAGCAAGAGTGCATGGTAAGAATTTAAAAACTGGCCGACTTTCGAAACCACAAAGGACATGGTCTGTACTAAATGACGGTGGGCTCGAATCAAAATGATTGGATGTTACTTAACCTACCATAAAATTGATGTGTCCCAAGGGGAATCACAACATGACCACATTTGTTTATGTCATTAGTGCATTGGAAAAAGTCTGAGAAGACCGAAGGGACCCAAAATTTTGCGGACTTATGAAAGTTGAGCAAAATACCTATAATCACCTAAAATAATACTGGTATGGAAAGCAACACATTGTTATACAAAATTGTAAAATGCGAGGTTGAGATTTTCCTCCATATTAAAATTCATGTAAAACTGCTATTTCCCTTAATGGGGCCTATTTCCCCTCTACACCTAGGGGTACCATATCCtgtttttacaattttacaaacTTCAGACCCTTTTAGTCAAGGGTGTTCCAGAACAAAGCTGCCTTCATTTACATGGAAAGAgaatatcaatttattaaaaatatgatttccttGCCACCATTTACATTGTCATTTACATACCTATGTACTTTAAGGCTGTTGGTATATGGTAGGTGCATGTGAACTAATAAGGTCTGTGACTGACTCTAAAGTTATATGTGTATACAGAGAGAATgatcaatttatttcaatgcctcCGCTAAGGATCAAACCCAGAACCTCTGGATTACTTAAGTCTTAAGATCAACCGGTCAAGCTTAATCAATAGGGTTCATACAGAAATCTATAGGTCAAACTTTTGCTTTCAATTTTtcagttatttttgtttttcctttatATTGATTTCAGCTattttgaaaagaatttttcatGTCTTCGATGAAGGATAAAATGCACTCCTTTcactataattatgatatatgtgCTGATTCTGTAAGACCATGCATGACAAGTTTTGCTTCTTTATGATCAAGGCCAATATTGTctttatttttctcattttttttctacagtTTTTCAGCTCTCTTTGGTTCTGTATTTCCCATATCTCTGTCTTGACTCTGAAGCACATTTGATAGATTCCTTTGAAATGGGAGTGTTCAATATCAACATGAAAAGGATAAACATTTCCCTGGCATTTTTCAGCCACCATACATTTGAATGGTCATACACAAGCTTGTAATGCACTAGTGTATTAACAAGTAAGCTTGTAAAATGTTGTAGACCATGATCTGGGGTAACGTTTACTTAATACTGAAAAAAGACGGAATTCCAAATAATTTACTACATTTTTGGacattttaaaactatttttacacAGGTACTTACTTCAGAAATAAATGCAtcattcattttttgtttttaaagtcctcttatttatgttttaaatttctcacaaattaaaattttaaattcatagGGTGCTAAGATGGAAAATATCATGTAAAcatttatgttgttttctaaAAGTTTGCTTTTTTTTACAGGATGACACGAGACACCAGTAATCCAAGACTTCCGCTATAAATAGGCAGGATGGTCCTGAAACCAGTAGACTGTGACTTGCTATAAATAGGATGGAGTGCAGGAACTCTGACCTGTGAAGTTCTAAAAATAGGCAGGAATGTCTAGTTAATTGTGGTTATATATAGAAGGGAGAATGATGGCTAGTCAACTATAAAGAGATAACAGTACTGAGGGCACAGTGATACTCAACCTTTATAcagaaaaatattgttatctacagtaacactacacctgtatatataaggtTCAACTCCAAACACCTTCCTCACATTTTCCAGAAAAAAGCCTCTGGGTATGAGAATATTTTTGTCCTGAAACTGCCTACAGTCATACAACTAGATTTATTATCACCTGTATCAGGTGTGTATAGTCATATACACAAGAAAGGCACATTTCTCACCAAACCTCTCAGCTAGTTGTTATTGTACAAGGAATGCTTTACACATACTAAGGACATTTTGGCCGTTACTAACCAAAATACAATGGAATGTCACAAAACTTTACTGGAAGTATAAAAGCCAAAATTTCTGTGCATTCGTGATGAAATTCTTTCCTTCTTAGGATATACGTACATAGATAACCAATCAAAAAACAATGTGGAATGTGATAATAAGAGGAAGATATGTGTTGTGACATTAACAGAAATGTAATGTGAAATGTGACAATAAGAGGAATATATGTGTCATGTGTTAATAACAGGATTTTAGTGTGTGGATGATGATTGATAACAGGAAAATAAGTGTTACATAACTTGATACAATAAGGAAGACAGGACAGGAAAAGTGATTAAACTAGGAAGATATTGTGAAAAGTGATAATTAGAGGAATATAGTCTGAAATGTAATAATAAGAGgaatatattgtgtaatgtgATAATAAGAGGAAAATTAATAATCTGATAACAGATTATAGGATCAATAATGTGAAGATACACATGGAACATGGATTGTTTACAAGACTTAAAGGTTCAAATGTCAAGGCTAAAACCAACCAACAAGCTGTGAGCAGAATTCATAGTTCACCGAATCTGtgatataaaatacaaagtGCTGTTATAGGTGTGGTCTGTTTACAACAGAATGTCCTCTACATCTGTTTATATGAGACAAATATGAGGCCTCTTCATTTAACGACGACATGTGGAGATAGATTGAATTGATTGTCTATCTTACTTCTGCAGCGATGCCTGAATACTACCAACATGGAAGTAGACTTTTGATTTACGAAATCAGGTCATCATGAATGTCACTGTTAATccatttttgactttttttaaTACCACTGATCCAAGTTTACTCACTCAGTTTTCACACGTTATAAATGCCACATCCTGGACAAACCTTCAGCCTCAGAACTTACACGAGCGAGCTGAAGTGATCCTGTCACAGCCCGAGACAATACTAATATTAGTGCTGAGTTTTTTGGCTCTGTTGGTGAACACATTATCCATATGTGCCACGGCCAGCATCCCCCACGGACTGACAACTCATTCCAAACTCATCATAAGTCTTGCTTTGTCGGACATTCTAGTTACCTTAAGCGTATTCATTCATGTACTCAACAAAGTTTTTAACCCTGCCAAAGTGCCGCCACAGCTGGATCCAGACGAACGTTTAACATCGTCTTGCATGTTTGCTTTGATCAACGGACTAAACACAATGGCCCATCTGATTTCCCTCCTAAACCTTCTTGCCATGGCTATAGACCATTACATTGCAGTGCTACAACCACTATACTACAACACCATTCTGAGCCGAATTAAAGGCAATATCATGATAGCCTTGTTATGGATTCTTGCTATCATTGGCGGGTTCTGTAACTTTTTAACAGGTATAAGAAAGTACAAAGATCTTGCACTCTATATGAACTACTGTGAAGTGATTATGTACAATGATTTTCACGGAGAATACCTCATAATGATAACCACCTTCATCTGTCTTGTGTCGATCTCCTTCATCTACCTAAGGATCTACTGTGAGGTGAAGGCTATTAACAGCCGACTAACCTATCTCCAAAAAGACAATTTCCATAACAAGAAATCGTTAATAACAACACTACTTATTATCGGTACTTTTATCCTTTGTTGGCTTCCGACTTGTATTTTTCAAATCGCCATGGTGATTCAAGTTCATGTAAATCGGGAGATGGTAAAAAAGTTATTTGTGGCATTACTTCGTGCGAACAAGTATCTCTACGCACTACTATTACTGAACTCCGTGTGCGATCCGATTATTTATGCGGTGCGTCTGAAGGATGTTCAGATGGGCTACTACAGACTTTTGTCTCGTTGTTTTAAGTGTTATGCAATAAAGATCAAAGAGAAATGGCAGAATTCCTACCTAGATCGTCGAAACACAAGGACAAAATCGTCCATTGTGGAAATGGATGACGGAGATTCTGACGAAGTCTGTGAACCTATTACAAGCAATAGTGATCAAGAACAGGGTATGGAAATGGTCACAGTTTCATCTGAAACAAGGTTCTTGACGAATGGAGAATTCGTTGAGGAAGAGCAGACATTATGATCAAAAATCATGTATGTACATTCAAAACTGCTTTGGCATCTCATGTGACAACTTTTCATTCCCACTGATCGCTTAAATGTATAACATTGTTACATGACCCCTGGCCTGATTTATATCTTATCCAAAAAATACTGACTAAAAAATccataaataaaaatattaatcaatGTGTAACTGTTGATTCACTATAGTGTCAAGAAATTTAAAAGCCTACTATTTGGCTTAGTTAGTGAAACTTCATTCATTAATTCAATAGTCATTTACAGCATTTCCTTACATCATTCATAAGGAACTTTGTACCACTCCATGTGATAGTTAATTTACGAGATGTTCTCCTACTTGCCCAGGAGTatgtgtatactgtaatatGTGTTTAGGAATTTGGTCAGTTGCCTCCATTTCTGGGGcctgcggtggccgagtggttaaggtgtcccgacactttatcactagccctcaacctctgggttgcgagttcgaaacctacgtggggcagttgccaggtactgaccgtaggccggtggtttttctccgggtactcctgctttcctccacctacaaaacctggcacgtccttaaatgaccctggctgttaataggacgttaaacaaaaacaaacaaagaaacaaacaaaagccTCCATTTCTATCTTCTCGTGAACCTAACCAGGCTATTCTATTTGGATAAGTGAAATTTGTCAgtacattaattaattttctaaGAGTCGTCAATAGTATTCCCTTAATGTACCATACCATTCTCAGATATTTCTCTGACTATACATAATTTCTGCATCAATATTTCTCATAATGTAGTGCAAAAATAGTTTTCATATTATGTAAAAGATTTCCCCCAAAGCAGACGGGcaggtgtatgtatatatgtttataaatttGTTCAGTCGGGTCATAACCATGGGTCAGTGTCTAATTTTGGAAAATGTTGTGGTCATAACCAGTCGCATGatacaaataatgatattattggTACTGACCAGACATTCAGTGACATACGTGGGTCGGTTTAGGCCCCAGTTCCACGGCCACAAATATATCAGGGCAATACCTTATGTGCTTATGTTGCTATAATATATACCTTATAACTAAATCATGAATCAGACAATCAAACAGAactgtttatacatatatatggatttGAATTAAGTGTATGCatcaaatgttattttaattttacgTGTATTTAGATTGTTACAAGTCATTGtcatgttttattgtatttactttTCATAATAGCTTTTTCCTGACTTATATTTGTTGAAGAATGAAGTTATTGAATCCttgaaaaaaaaggagaaaaaaacaacaaaaaaaaccaaaaccacacCAGTGTCGCCAAACATGTTAAGTCATGTCAATCTGATGTCGTGCATATCATGGCATGTTCAAATTGTAAGAAATGTTGAAATTACCCAATATTTAATTACGTTATTTCAGAAcagaaaatttgaaaatcaattttgagacttgaataataaaaaatactgtttaagTCTGGTACATTT encodes:
- the LOC117344292 gene encoding adenosine receptor A2b-like; translated protein: MNVTVNPFLTFFNTTDPSLLTQFSHVINATSWTNLQPQNLHERAEVILSQPETILILVLSFLALLVNTLSICATASIPHGLTTHSKLIISLALSDILVTLSVFIHVLNKVFNPAKVPPQLDPDERLTSSCMFALINGLNTMAHLISLLNLLAMAIDHYIAVLQPLYYNTILSRIKGNIMIALLWILAIIGGFCNFLTGIRKYKDLALYMNYCEVIMYNDFHGEYLIMITTFICLVSISFIYLRIYCEVKAINSRLTYLQKDNFHNKKSLITTLLIIGTFILCWLPTCIFQIAMVIQVHVNREMVKKLFVALLRANKYLYALLLLNSVCDPIIYAVRLKDVQMGYYRLLSRCFKCYAIKIKEKWQNSYLDRRNTRTKSSIVEMDDGDSDEVCEPITSNSDQEQGMEMVTVSSETRFLTNGEFVEEEQTL